CGTGAAGTACTTCGACACCGATAATGTGGAGAAAACCGTTTCAGAGGCCTCCTACAAGACGCTGGACTATGCCTGCGGAACAGTTCTTTCGCTCGCTTACGGTAACTCGTGGCCCGCTACTGTAGCCCGCGCCGATGCGGTCACTATCGAATACAAGGCAGGGACAGCCCCGGCAGACGTGCCAGCCTCTCTCAAGGCGGCAATCCTGATGCATGTTGGGCTGATGTACTCATACCGAGGCGACCCAGAAGGCCCACGGATTGAGAGCAATCAAGCCTATGAAGCTCTTATCTGGCCGTTTCGCCGTCCGAAGGTGTAATCATGGCTAGATTAGGATCAGGGCAACTTCGTTCATCTATCACCTTCAGCACCATCACCGAAGTGCCGGACGGGCATGGTGGTTTCGAGCCGACCCCGACCGATTTCACAGTCCGCGGCAATATCCGGTATCTGCGGGGAGGGGAAACGGTTCAGGCGGCAAGGTTGACGGGTAAGCAGCCGGTTGTTGTCACGGTGCGCAGAAGTAGCCAGACGGCAGCTTTGACCACTGATGACGGTATGCGTGATGCGCGCACCGGAACCGAGTACCAGATCAGGGCAATTGTCCCGACCGAGGATCGGCAGTTTATGGAAATTACAGCGGAAAGCGGGGTGGCGACATGAGTGTTTCCGTCTCATTCCAAGACCTGATTATTTCCACGCTCAAGGCCAACGCGAAGGTTTCGGCACTTGTCGGTGATCGTGTGTATGACGGCCCACCTGAAAAGCCGACATTTCCATATATCTCGATGGGCGC
This genomic stretch from Brucella pseudogrignonensis harbors:
- a CDS encoding phage head-tail connector protein, coding for MLLPVRTQAPADLPVSLEEARQHLIVSGFTDDDNQITRFIQAATDHLERTLNIALVTQTWKQSFCSFNSFLRLRMGPVASVEAVKYFDTDNVEKTVSEASYKTLDYACGTVLSLAYGNSWPATVARADAVTIEYKAGTAPADVPASLKAAILMHVGLMYSYRGDPEGPRIESNQAYEALIWPFRRPKV
- a CDS encoding head-tail adaptor protein, encoding MARLGSGQLRSSITFSTITEVPDGHGGFEPTPTDFTVRGNIRYLRGGETVQAARLTGKQPVVVTVRRSSQTAALTTDDGMRDARTGTEYQIRAIVPTEDRQFMEITAESGVAT